The DNA sequence CCCGCAGGCGCGCGGCACGGCGCAGCGGCTCTTCCCGACCCTCGGCTACGCGGAGTCGATGGAGGACGCGCTGACCGGAGCGGACCTCACCGTCGTCCTCACCGAGTGGGACGAGTTCACCGGGGCCGACCCCGCTGCCGTGCGCGCGCTCACCGCGGGCGCGACCGTGATCGACGCCCGCAACTGCCTGGATGCGACGGCCTGGAACGCCGCAGGCTGGACCGTCCTCGGCATGGGCCGCGTGCCCGCATCCGCCGCCCTCGTCCCCGACGCCCTGCCCATCCACTGACCCCGGCACCCCGACTCGAGAGAAGAGCAACGACATGAGCACCTACGTCACCAAGGCCGTGATCCCGGCCGCGGGTCTCGGCACCCGATTCCTCCCCGCGACCAAGGCGATGCCGAAGGAGATGCTGCCGGTGGTCGACAAGCCGGCCATCCAGTACGTCGTCGAGGAGGCGGTCGCCAGCGGCCTCCACGACGTCCTGATGGTCACCGGCCGCAACAAGAACGCGCTCGAGAACCACTTCGACCGCAACGCCGAGCTGGAGGACACCCTGGCCCGCAAGGGCGACACCGACCGCCTGCACAAGGTCAACTACTCCACGTCGCTCGCCGACCTCCACTACGTGCGGCAGGGCGACCCGAAGGGGCTCGGCCACGCCGTGCTGCGCGCGAAGATGCACATCGGCCATGAGCCGTTCGCGGTGCTGCTCGGCGACGACATCATCGACGAGCGCGACCCGCTGCTGACCCGGATGCTGCAGGTGCAGCACGCGCTCAACACCACCGTGGTCGCGCTCATGGAGGTGCCGCCCGAGTCCATCCACCTCTACGGCGCCGCGGCCGTCGTCCCGACCGAGCACGAGGACGTCGTGCGCATCACGGGCCTGGTCGAGAAGCCGAGCCGCGAGAACGCGCCGTCGAACTACGCCGTGATCGGCCGCTACGTGCTGCGCCCGGAGATCTTCGACATCCTCGAGAAGACGGCCCCGGGCAAGGGCGGCGAGATCCAGCTCACCGACGCCCTGGAGGGGCTGGCCACCGCCCCGGCCTGGACCGGCGGCGTGCACGGCGTCGTCTTCCGCGGCCGACGCTACGACACCGGCGACCGGCTCGACTACCTCAAGGCCATCGTGCAGCTCGCCGTCGCCCGCGACGACCTCGGGCCGGACCTCCTGCCCTGGCTGCGCGACTTCGCCGCGAACGCCGGGCCGGCGGACACCGGGTCGATCCCGGCGCTGCCCGTCCCGATCGAGCCGGCGGCACGACAGCTCCTGCAGATCGCGGGCGCCTGAGCGCGGGAGTCGGGAGTCGGGAGTCCGGCAGCGTCAGCGCAGCCCGAGCCGCTTGAGCGTGTGCTTCTCGCTCTCGCCGCTGTCGGTCTCCACCTCGTCCACCGCGATCGGGATGTTCGGCCCGATCGCCAGCCACACGAAGCCGTCGCGGTGCACCAGCGGCACCAGGTCGGTGGTGCCGTCGCGCAGCAGGGTCCGCACGCGCTTCAGGAGGGCGTAGCCCTCGGACGGCATCGTGACGTAGGTCTTCCTGCGGTAGTGCACGACGTGCGCAACGGTCTTGGCCTTGAGTCCGGCGATCTCTGCCGCAGGAAACGGCTCCGCGCCGGCTGCGGGCGCGGCCTTCGTGTCGGTCATGGCACGCAGGGTACGCCTTCGCGGCCGGCCGCGGCAGCGGATACAGTCGACGGATGCGCCCGCCGGAGCCCGCCGTCCTCGACCGTCTCGCCGATCGCGGCTGGCCGGCGCTGGAGCGCGACGAGCTGGGAGGCTGGACCCTGCGGGCCACGGGCGGCGTCACGAACCGCGCGAACTCTGTGCTGACGGCGGGCGTCGTGCCCGACGTGGAGGCGGCGATCGAGCGGGCCGAGCGATGGTACCGAGAGCGCGGCCTGCCGGCGGCGTTCCAGGTGAGCCCGGCATCGCCGCCGGCCCTCGGCGAAGCGCTCGCCCGCCGCGGCTACCGCGAGCACTCGCGCACCGACATCCTGGTGGCCGACCGGGCGGAGGTCGCTTCGGCGGCGTCCGTGGCCGACATCGCCGTCTCCGACACCCCGCAGCCGGGCTGGCTGGCCACTTGGTGGGCGGTCGACGGCCGCGGCGGCGACGCCGAGCGGGCCATCGTCGCCCGCATCCTGGAGGCCGGCCCCGCGCTCTACGCGGCGGCCGACGGCGACGATGGGGCCCCGCCCGCCGTCGCCCGCCTCGCCCTCGCCGGCGACTGGGCCGGGCTCTACGCCGTCGCCACCCTCCCGGCCGCCCGCCGCCGCGGCCTGGCCCGCGCGCTCGCCGTCGCCCTCGCGGAAGCGGCGGGCGGCCGCGGTGTCCGGCACCTGTGGCTCCAGGTGCTCGCGGACAACGCGGCCGCCCACGCGCTCTACTCCGGCCTCGGCTTCCGTCCCGCTTCGCACTACGCGTACTGGACGGCTCCCGCCGGCTGAGCCGCGCCTACTGCTGACCAGCCAGCGCGCTGACGTGCACGTAGTCGAACGTGCTCGTGTATCCGGCGCCGCCCAGCGAGATCAGTCCGATGCGGGGATGCGCCCCCAGGTCGGCCGTCCAGGTGTCGCCCTTGTCCCAAGTCCGGCCGTCGACGCTGGTGTACGCGGTGTAGGCATCCGTCCCCTGCTGCGCGCGGTGGACGATCCGCAGGTACGTCTGGGCGGCGACCGGCCCGACGACGCCGTTCCCGTAGCTCGGGTAGCCCGCCGGGACCGGCGAGACGTGCTTGCCGAACTCGGTCTGCCGCGTGTCCCAGATGCTGTTCGAGGTGAGCCGCACGTAGTTGCCGTCGTCGCCGTAGACGATGAGGCCGCCCTGCACATAGTTGTGGACGCTGCCGTCGTTCGGCGTGTTCACCGAGACCTTCGTCTCCACGACGTAGTCGCCGGAGGGCGCGGACTCGGTGAGCACCGACGCGAGCGGGGTGGCAGGAGGCTGGAGGTCGGCCGCCTGCGTCTGCCAGGTCAGCGCTCCGCCCTTCACCGCGTACGTGGACGGGTCCGGCTGGCGCACCCAGCTCCAGTTCGCGCCGAGCGCGGTTCCGTCGAACTCGGTCGAGCGCGACAGGTCGGGGCGGCCGGGACGGGGGTCGGGGGTGAAGGCGGCCTTGTAGGCGGTGCGCTGGCCGGGCTGGGCCGCGGGACCCGCCATGACGGAGTCGGACGGTCCCGCCCCGGCGCGCACCGACGGCCAGTCGCCGTGCCAGTCGAGCGGGTCGATCAGCACCGGGCGCTTCGTGTAGCCGACGTCGCCCGCGTAGTACGGGTCGTTCTTGTCGACCGCGTGGTACACCATCCAGTCCTGGCCGCCGAAGTCGGTGACCACGGCGGTGTGCCCCGCGCCGACCCAGCGGTTGCCGTTCTGCGCGAGCACGGGAGTGCCGCCGACGCGGTTGGCCAGGATCGGGACGCCGTCGCGGTCGACGAACGGACCGAGCGGGCTGCGCGAGCGCGCGGCGAACACGCTGTAGCCGGTGAGCGGTCCTGCGCAGCAGTTCGTCGCCGAGCCGAGGAAGTAGAACCAGCCGTCGTGCTGCACGATGTTCGTGCCCTCGTAGCGGTTGTCGATCGCGATCGGCGTCTCCGTGGAGGGGATCGAGGTCAGTCCGTCGGCGCTGAGCTTCCGGGCGAAGACGCCGCCGTAGTAGCTGCCGAAGTAGACGTAGCTCGTGCCTCCGGTCGTGATGACCTCCGGGTCGAACTCCCAGCGGCGCGCGTTCGGATCGGACGGGTGCGCCTGCGGGGCGACGACCGGGGTCCCGGTGTCCGTCCACGGCCCGGTCGGGCTGCTGCTGGTCGCGACGCCGACCGCCGAGCCGCCGCCGGGCAGCGCGGAGTCGGAGGCCGCGTAGTAGAGGTAGTAGCGGCCGTTGCGGAACACGACGTCCGGCGCCCACATCGAGCCGTTCGCGCCGAGCCACGACGGCTTCTGCGCGAAGGCGTCCCCGGCGTAGGTCCAGTGCGTGAGGTCGGTGGACCGGTAGGTCGGGACGTTGTGCATCACCAGCGAGCCGTCCGCGTTCTTCTCGGTCGCGGTGAGAGCGTCGGTCGTGCAGTAGAGGTACCAGTTCGTGTCGCCGTTGGTGGCGCCGTGGATGACCGACGGGTCGGCACAGCTGGCCGCGGTCTCACCCGACGGCAGCCGCAGCGTCATGGGGTTCTGGTAGCTCCCGGGTGTCGTCGGACGCCCGGAGGCCGAGACGCCGGGTGAGCCTCCCGGCGACGCCCCCGGCTCCGCCGCCGTCGCCGGGGCGAACGGCAGCAGTGCGACGGTGGCGGCGATCGCGAGTGCGACTGTCGTGGTGCGCATGAAGACTCCTTCGTCTCGCTGGATGGTGCTTCGGTGGGTCAGGCCTCCAGCCCGGTCACCGCCCGGCGGATGCGGGCGAGCGGGACCTTCGGCCGCCTGTCCTCGAACACGAGACCGTTGGTCTCCTGCCCGGTGTCGGCGAGCTGGGTGTAGCAGAAGCCGGCGAGGCCCTGGCTCGCGCGCACGGCGTCGAACAGGGCGTCGAGCCGGTCGGCGAACTGGTCGGCGGTCGCGGCGGACGAGTAGCCCCAGGCGTCGTCGCTCGGCCGCTCGATGTACGAGATGCCGCCGAACTCGGTGAGCATGATGGGCACGTCCAGCCGCTGCGCGCCGTCCACGACGAGCCGGCGGCCGGGGAAGGTGTGCGACGCGCTCAGGATGTGCTCGCGCGAGCGGTAGCGCTCGCGCACGGCGTCCGGGTCGGCGTCGTAGTCGTGGATGCTCAGGATGTCCGACTCCACATGCTCCCAGCCGTCGTTGGACACCACGGGCCGGGTCGGGTCGAGCGTCTTGGTGGTGTGCACGAGCGCCTTGGCGTACGCGACCATCCGCTGGTCGTGCGCGAGGTGCTGCACGCCCCAGCTCTCGTTGAGCGGCACCCAGGTGACGATCGACGGGTGCGAGCGGTCGCGGTCGAGGATCGCGATCCACTCGGCCATCGTGCGCTCGACCGCGTCGGCGTCGAACGCGTAGGCCGCCGGCGCCTCCGCCCAGATCAGCAGGCCGAGCCGGTCGGCCCAGTACAGGAAGCGCGGGTCCTCGAACTTCTGGTGCAGCCGGGCGGCGTTGAAGCCCAGCTCCAGGATGAGCTCGGCCTCCCGGCGCAGGCCTTCGGAGTCGGGCGCGGCGGAGTGCGACTGCGGCCAGTAGCCCTGGTTGAGCACGGAGCGCAGATAGACCGGGCGGTCGTTGAGCAGGTACTGCCCGTTCTCGACCGCGATCGAGCGCAGGCCGAGGTAGGAGTGCACGACATCGCTCGTCGCGCCTCCGGCCGTCACCGAGATGGTGGCGTCGATCAGCGTCGGCCGCTGCGGCGACCACAGCAGCTCCTCGTAGGCCTGGCCGTTGTGCTGCCGGGCGACGGGGACGACCAGCTCGGCGCGCGTGCCGGAGACGACGACCTCGACGGACGCCAGCGACTGCTCGCCGTGCGCCAGCTCCAGCCGAACGCGAGACCCCTCGGGAAGACGCTGGGCGAAGCGGAGGTCGGCGGTGACGATGCCGCGGTGGATGTCGCTGCTCCAGTGCACCTGGGCCACGTGGAGGGCGGGGACGCCCTCCAGCCACACCGGCTGCCAGATCCCGGTCGTCCGGTGATACCAGATGGAGTGCGGGCGCTCGCGCCAGTCCTGCTTGCCGCGCGGCTGGGAGACGTCGAACGGGTCGTCCTCCGCACGGACCGTGATGGTCAGCTCGTCGCCCTCGATCAGGTCGGTGATGTCGAACGTGAAGGGGGTCTGGCCGCCTTCGTGGCGTCCGGCGAGGCGGCCGTCGATCCAGACCTCGCAGCGGTAGTCGACCGCGCCGAAGTGCAGGAGGGTCCGCTCGCCTTCGGGCAGCTCGTCCACCGCGATGCGGCGCGCGTACCAGACGACCGGGTGGAAGCCGGTGTCGCCGACCCCCGACGCCGGCGACTCCGACGGGTACGGCACCATGATGCGCTCGGGCAGTTCGCCGCGGCGCTCCCAGTGCTCGGCGTGGCCGCGGTCGTCGTCGTCGAAGGCGAAGGTCCAGGCGCCGCCGAGGTCGAGCCAGGCGGGGCGGATGAGCTGCGGGCGCGGGTGGCAGCCGTCCTGGTCGCTGGCGCGCAGGGCGGGGCCGGACGAGCGGTGACGGGTGGAGATGGAGTCGAGCACGCCCCAAGCATGGCGCAACTATCCAGCGCTGTAAAGTCAGAAAACCGCGGGAGCGCTCTCCCGCGTCACCAGCGTGTAGGGCACGAGCTCGTGCCGGCCCATGCCGTCGTAGCCGGCCACGCGCTCCAGCAGCATGTCCATCGCGCGGGAGGCCAGCGCCTTCAGGTCCGGGGCGATGGAGGTCAGCGACGGGTAGGTGACCTGCGTCATCGGGATGTCGTCCCAGCCCGTCACCACCACGTCCTGCGGCACCCGGACGCCCCGCTCGTGCAGGGCGCGCAGGGCGCCGATCGCCGCGAGGTCGTCGCGGCAGACCAGGCCGTCGAACTGCAGTCCGGCGTCGAGCGCGTCGCCCACGGCGGCGACCGCGCTCGACGCGCTGATCGCCGCCGTCGAGATCAGCAGGCCGGGATCCGGGGTGATCCCCGCCTCCTCGAGCGCCTGCTGGTAGCCGGCGATGCGCAGCGTGGAGGTCCGGGTCAGGCCCCCGGCCTCGTGGCCGACGAAGCCGATCCGGCGGCGGCCGTGAGCGATCACGTGCGCCGTCGCCGTGCGGGCCGCCGCGACGTTGTCCACCATGAGCTGGTCGACGGTGAGCGGCGCCGCGTTCTCGCCCAGCACCACGAGCGGGATGTCCGCGCGGTTCTGCGCCAGTTCGGTCGAGTTCATCAGGTTCGGCTGGAACAGCATCCCGTCGACCAGCCCTGACTCACTGGCCGAGACGACGGCGCGCTCGCCGTCCAGCGTGCCTTCGGTCTGCTCCAGCAGCACCCGGTAGCCGCGCTCCTCCGCCGCGTCGGCGATGACCCGGGCGAGCTCGGCGAAGTAGGGGATGCGCACATCGGCGAACGCCAGCGCGAGGAGTCCGGTGCGCCCGGTCGCGAGGCGGCGGCCCATGACGTTCGGCCGGTAACCGAGCTCGTCGATGGCCTTCTGGACGCGCTCGCGCATCTTCGGGCTGACGTGCGGATAGTCGCGCACGACGTTGGAGACGGTCTTCATCGAGACGCCCGCGTACTCCGCGACGTCCTGCAAGCGAACGGCCATGTCGGCTCCTGTCTCCGTGGCTCTGGTGAGCACGAGTGTACCGTCGCAGGAAAACCGCTACCGCTTGACAGCAAATATCTAGCGCTGTAAACATGCAGAGACACCATCGGCCCTCCCCGGGACAGACCGCCGCATCTCAGCGGCTGCGGGGAGCACTCAAGGGAGAGATCACATGAAGAAGCGATTCGCGGTGCGCGCGGTCGCAGCCGCTGTCACGGTGGGGCTCGGCCTCGCGCTGACGGCGTGCGGTAGCAACGGCGGGTCGGGAGGCTCCGAGGTCTCCTCGGGCGACTACACCGGCCCGAAGGTGACCATCAGCTTCTGGAACGGCTGGACCGGCGGCGCCGCCCCCGTCCTCGTGCCGAAGATGATCGACAAGTTCAACTCCGAGCACAAGAACATCGTCGTCAAGGACGTCCCGATGCAGTGGTCGGACATCGGCCAGAAGATGCCGCTCGCGGTCAAGGCCGGCAAGGGCCCGGACGTCGCGGTCGGCCACGGCGACGACATCGCCACGTACGCGGCCCAGGGGCTCGTGTTGAAGGCCGACTCGATCGTCAAGTCCCTCGGCTACTCGGCGAGCGACTTCCCCGCCGGCCTGATGGACGCCGGCAAGTACAACGGCTCCCAGTACGCGGTGCCGTGGAGCGTCACGCCGCTCGGCCTGTACGTCAACAAGGACGTCCTCCAGAAGGCCGGCGTCGACCCGAGCTCGATCCCCGCGGACAAGACCTCGTACGAGGCGGCACTCGCCAAGCTCAAGACGGCGGGCGTGCAGGGCGAGTGGGTGGACGGCTACGTCTTCACCGGCACCTTCGAGTTCGAGAGCCTGCTCTGGCAGTACGGCGGCGACCTCTTCGACAAGCCGGTGACGAAGGCGACCTTCAACTCCGAGGCCGGCGTCAAGGCGCTGACCTGGATGACCGACCTCATCAAGAACGGCTACAGCCCGGCCAACGTCGCGCAGGACGGCAACATCAACGCCCTCATCGCCGGCAAGACGGCGTTCAACTGGAACGGCGTCTGGCAGACCACGAACACCGCGTTCGGCAAGCTGAACTGGCAGGCCGTCGCCGTGCCGCAGATCGGCGACAAGAAGGCCGTCTGGTCGAGCTCCACCCACTGGATGTTCATGAACAACAAGGGGCAGGACAAGAACAAGACCGCGGCCGCCGCGACGTTCGTCAAGTGGATGAACGACAACTCCGCCGACTGGCCCAAGACCGGAGAGCTGCCCGCCAAGAACTCGGTGCGCGACGACCCGAAGCTGGTCAAGGACTACCCGGCCCTGAAGCCGTTCCTGGACGAGCTGCCCAACGCACACTACGAGGCCACGGCACCCGGCATCACGAGCGTGGAGGCCACCATCACCACCGCGGTGAACGAGGCGATCACCGGCAAGAAGAGCCCGCAGCAGGCGCTCGACGACGCCGTCGCCAAGGCGAACGCGCTGATCAAGCAGAACAAAGACACGTATGGCAACTGACACCGACTCGCTGGTGGCGCCCCGGGAGACCGGGGCGCCCCGCTCGCGCGGTTCGGCACGGTCCGCCCGGTCGACCCGGTCCGCACGCGCTGCGGCCGGGCGGCCGGGCGGCCGCCGTCGCACGGGCGTCGCCTACCTGTTCCTCGCGCCGTTCCTGGTGCTGTTCCTGGTGTTCGTGCTGGCGCCTGCCGTCTTCGGCCTATGGATCAGCCTCACCAACTGGAGCCCGTTCCGCGCGACGCAGTCGTTCGTCGGGCTCAAGAACTA is a window from the Leifsonia shinshuensis genome containing:
- a CDS encoding glycoside hydrolase family 2 protein, which gives rise to MLDSISTRHRSSGPALRASDQDGCHPRPQLIRPAWLDLGGAWTFAFDDDDRGHAEHWERRGELPERIMVPYPSESPASGVGDTGFHPVVWYARRIAVDELPEGERTLLHFGAVDYRCEVWIDGRLAGRHEGGQTPFTFDITDLIEGDELTITVRAEDDPFDVSQPRGKQDWRERPHSIWYHRTTGIWQPVWLEGVPALHVAQVHWSSDIHRGIVTADLRFAQRLPEGSRVRLELAHGEQSLASVEVVVSGTRAELVVPVARQHNGQAYEELLWSPQRPTLIDATISVTAGGATSDVVHSYLGLRSIAVENGQYLLNDRPVYLRSVLNQGYWPQSHSAAPDSEGLRREAELILELGFNAARLHQKFEDPRFLYWADRLGLLIWAEAPAAYAFDADAVERTMAEWIAILDRDRSHPSIVTWVPLNESWGVQHLAHDQRMVAYAKALVHTTKTLDPTRPVVSNDGWEHVESDILSIHDYDADPDAVRERYRSREHILSASHTFPGRRLVVDGAQRLDVPIMLTEFGGISYIERPSDDAWGYSSAATADQFADRLDALFDAVRASQGLAGFCYTQLADTGQETNGLVFEDRRPKVPLARIRRAVTGLEA
- a CDS encoding ABC transporter substrate-binding protein, whose product is MKKRFAVRAVAAAVTVGLGLALTACGSNGGSGGSEVSSGDYTGPKVTISFWNGWTGGAAPVLVPKMIDKFNSEHKNIVVKDVPMQWSDIGQKMPLAVKAGKGPDVAVGHGDDIATYAAQGLVLKADSIVKSLGYSASDFPAGLMDAGKYNGSQYAVPWSVTPLGLYVNKDVLQKAGVDPSSIPADKTSYEAALAKLKTAGVQGEWVDGYVFTGTFEFESLLWQYGGDLFDKPVTKATFNSEAGVKALTWMTDLIKNGYSPANVAQDGNINALIAGKTAFNWNGVWQTTNTAFGKLNWQAVAVPQIGDKKAVWSSSTHWMFMNNKGQDKNKTAAAATFVKWMNDNSADWPKTGELPAKNSVRDDPKLVKDYPALKPFLDELPNAHYEATAPGITSVEATITTAVNEAITGKKSPQQALDDAVAKANALIKQNKDTYGN
- a CDS encoding family 43 glycosylhydrolase, with the translated sequence MRTTTVALAIAATVALLPFAPATAAEPGASPGGSPGVSASGRPTTPGSYQNPMTLRLPSGETAASCADPSVIHGATNGDTNWYLYCTTDALTATEKNADGSLVMHNVPTYRSTDLTHWTYAGDAFAQKPSWLGANGSMWAPDVVFRNGRYYLYYAASDSALPGGGSAVGVATSSSPTGPWTDTGTPVVAPQAHPSDPNARRWEFDPEVITTGGTSYVYFGSYYGGVFARKLSADGLTSIPSTETPIAIDNRYEGTNIVQHDGWFYFLGSATNCCAGPLTGYSVFAARSRSPLGPFVDRDGVPILANRVGGTPVLAQNGNRWVGAGHTAVVTDFGGQDWMVYHAVDKNDPYYAGDVGYTKRPVLIDPLDWHGDWPSVRAGAGPSDSVMAGPAAQPGQRTAYKAAFTPDPRPGRPDLSRSTEFDGTALGANWSWVRQPDPSTYAVKGGALTWQTQAADLQPPATPLASVLTESAPSGDYVVETKVSVNTPNDGSVHNYVQGGLIVYGDDGNYVRLTSNSIWDTRQTEFGKHVSPVPAGYPSYGNGVVGPVAAQTYLRIVHRAQQGTDAYTAYTSVDGRTWDKGDTWTADLGAHPRIGLISLGGAGYTSTFDYVHVSALAGQQ
- a CDS encoding GNAT family N-acetyltransferase, with translation MRPPEPAVLDRLADRGWPALERDELGGWTLRATGGVTNRANSVLTAGVVPDVEAAIERAERWYRERGLPAAFQVSPASPPALGEALARRGYREHSRTDILVADRAEVASAASVADIAVSDTPQPGWLATWWAVDGRGGDAERAIVARILEAGPALYAAADGDDGAPPAVARLALAGDWAGLYAVATLPAARRRGLARALAVALAEAAGGRGVRHLWLQVLADNAAAHALYSGLGFRPASHYAYWTAPAG
- a CDS encoding LacI family DNA-binding transcriptional regulator, which produces MAVRLQDVAEYAGVSMKTVSNVVRDYPHVSPKMRERVQKAIDELGYRPNVMGRRLATGRTGLLALAFADVRIPYFAELARVIADAAEERGYRVLLEQTEGTLDGERAVVSASESGLVDGMLFQPNLMNSTELAQNRADIPLVVLGENAAPLTVDQLMVDNVAAARTATAHVIAHGRRRIGFVGHEAGGLTRTSTLRIAGYQQALEEAGITPDPGLLISTAAISASSAVAAVGDALDAGLQFDGLVCRDDLAAIGALRALHERGVRVPQDVVVTGWDDIPMTQVTYPSLTSIAPDLKALASRAMDMLLERVAGYDGMGRHELVPYTLVTRESAPAVF
- the galU gene encoding UTP--glucose-1-phosphate uridylyltransferase GalU; this encodes MSTYVTKAVIPAAGLGTRFLPATKAMPKEMLPVVDKPAIQYVVEEAVASGLHDVLMVTGRNKNALENHFDRNAELEDTLARKGDTDRLHKVNYSTSLADLHYVRQGDPKGLGHAVLRAKMHIGHEPFAVLLGDDIIDERDPLLTRMLQVQHALNTTVVALMEVPPESIHLYGAAAVVPTEHEDVVRITGLVEKPSRENAPSNYAVIGRYVLRPEIFDILEKTAPGKGGEIQLTDALEGLATAPAWTGGVHGVVFRGRRYDTGDRLDYLKAIVQLAVARDDLGPDLLPWLRDFAANAGPADTGSIPALPVPIEPAARQLLQIAGA